The Fibrobacter sp. UWB5 genome has a window encoding:
- a CDS encoding lysylphosphatidylglycerol synthase transmembrane domain-containing protein, with protein sequence MSKMNGRLKSALIFCLKLVVTAVPAYFVYRNIVMAPDWSVDDLYTLFSTHSIWPLFVALLCLGLSNFTACLQWKLLLEKQNVKLGYGHLLKLYYVGLFFNNFMPGNVGGDAKKVYDIRMQGGQDSVGAGLTATFFDRLYGLFFITLFALAMGLLFFMHDEAQRSFMWPSVWIFLGFCALFAALCSRRLGRLLCKVLTKIFPKKINERLIHMFERFQHFRSAKLLVSINLLSAVTQGLRILVHYFCGIAVGVDLSISWYFYYIPLVAIVSALPISIGGFGPRELLAQSLFARAGVPGLESVVIQLLAYFVSLLLSLFGAFVFLLGGTPATNTPAKTTGEPK encoded by the coding sequence ATGAGTAAAATGAATGGCCGACTCAAGTCGGCGTTGATTTTTTGTTTGAAGTTGGTCGTGACGGCGGTTCCGGCTTACTTTGTGTACCGCAACATTGTGATGGCTCCGGACTGGAGCGTCGATGACTTGTATACGCTGTTCAGTACGCATAGCATTTGGCCTTTGTTTGTTGCGCTTTTGTGCCTTGGCCTTTCGAATTTTACAGCATGCTTGCAGTGGAAACTTTTGCTTGAAAAGCAGAACGTGAAGCTTGGTTACGGGCACTTGCTCAAGCTCTATTACGTGGGACTTTTCTTCAATAACTTTATGCCGGGCAATGTGGGTGGCGATGCCAAGAAGGTTTACGATATCCGCATGCAGGGTGGCCAGGATTCCGTAGGCGCTGGGCTTACGGCGACTTTCTTTGACCGCCTTTATGGGCTGTTCTTTATTACGCTGTTTGCGCTTGCCATGGGCTTGTTGTTCTTTATGCACGATGAAGCTCAACGCTCGTTCATGTGGCCCTCGGTCTGGATTTTCCTGGGGTTCTGTGCACTGTTTGCCGCCCTTTGCAGCCGTAGGCTCGGGCGCTTGTTGTGCAAGGTGCTTACGAAGATTTTCCCGAAAAAGATTAACGAACGTCTGATTCACATGTTTGAACGATTCCAACACTTTCGTTCGGCGAAACTCTTGGTGTCGATCAACTTGCTTTCGGCAGTGACTCAGGGACTTCGAATTCTGGTGCATTATTTTTGCGGAATCGCGGTCGGCGTTGACCTTTCGATTTCGTGGTACTTTTACTACATCCCGTTGGTCGCGATCGTGAGTGCGCTCCCGATTTCGATTGGCGGCTTTGGCCCGCGTGAACTTCTGGCGCAGTCGCTTTTTGCACGTGCTGGAGTGCCGGGGCTTGAATCGGTGGTGATTCAGTTGCTCGCTTACTTTGTGAGCTTGTTGCTGAGCCTGTTCGGCGCATTCGTATTTTTGCTTGGCGGAACGCCTGCGACAAATACGCCTGCTAAGACTACGGGCGAGCCGAAATAA
- a CDS encoding adenylate/guanylate cyclase domain-containing protein — protein sequence MAITRLTQRKCKAIGFYILSWVIFTLSASALLTYGAGNGFDSTRMLFMLQLSLLTGLSHAIYDVMILQDEMDKRPVVAALLIRSWFFIASICANLTLCILIWDIDKSEGLINEAALQHVLNVFKQPKTHILIFELFMLGNLITFVRSVHKKFGTRVFMNTLLGKNQDPKEEDLIFMFIDMKHSTEIAEELGHVKYSNFIRDYYRLLSNCCEENHGEIYQIAGDGVFLTWKTSDCKRAARPLDCFYDFAECLERTAYKFKKRYGIVPAFKAAAHCGKVISTEVGNFGSEMAYHGDVLNTTSRIQTLCSKLGQDFLISEDLFLRLPLPLPHGFLSVKAGFFELRGKKNGILIFSLHMPLT from the coding sequence ATGGCCATTACCAGACTCACGCAACGTAAATGCAAGGCGATCGGTTTCTACATCCTGAGCTGGGTGATATTTACCTTGAGCGCCTCGGCCCTTTTGACGTACGGCGCCGGGAACGGGTTCGACTCAACACGCATGCTGTTCATGCTGCAGTTGTCGCTTTTGACGGGCCTTTCGCACGCCATTTACGACGTGATGATTCTGCAAGACGAAATGGACAAAAGGCCGGTTGTGGCCGCCCTCTTGATCCGTTCTTGGTTCTTTATCGCAAGTATTTGCGCCAACCTGACACTCTGCATTCTGATATGGGACATCGACAAGAGCGAAGGCCTTATCAACGAAGCCGCCCTGCAGCATGTGCTTAACGTCTTTAAGCAACCCAAGACGCATATCCTGATCTTTGAACTGTTCATGCTCGGGAACCTGATTACCTTTGTCCGTTCTGTACACAAGAAATTCGGGACCCGCGTCTTTATGAACACCCTGCTCGGCAAGAACCAGGACCCCAAGGAAGAAGACCTGATTTTCATGTTCATCGACATGAAGCACTCTACCGAGATTGCAGAAGAACTCGGGCACGTAAAGTACAGCAACTTTATTCGCGACTACTACCGCCTGCTTTCGAACTGCTGCGAAGAAAACCACGGTGAAATCTACCAGATTGCAGGCGATGGCGTTTTCTTGACCTGGAAAACCAGCGACTGCAAACGCGCCGCCCGCCCGCTAGACTGCTTTTACGATTTTGCAGAATGCCTGGAACGCACCGCATATAAATTCAAAAAACGCTACGGGATTGTCCCCGCCTTCAAGGCCGCCGCCCATTGCGGAAAAGTCATCTCCACCGAAGTCGGAAACTTCGGAAGCGAAATGGCCTACCACGGCGACGTCCTGAACACCACCTCCCGAATCCAGACCCTTTGCTCCAAGCTCGGGCAGGATTTCTTGATCTCGGAAGACCTGTTCCTGAGGCTACCGCTACCACTACCCCACGGTTTTTTGAGCGTAAAGGCCGGATTTTTCGAATTAAGGGGAAAAAAGAACGGAATTTTGATTTTTTCTCTGCATATGCCCTTGACATAG
- a CDS encoding UvrD-helicase domain-containing protein → MDAEEILKGLNSDQRAAVLHDHEQGAQLLILAGAGSGKTSVLTKRIQYRILCGVEPEKILALTFTAKAAAEMRERVQKLFPNAGVRLCTFHSLALYMLKCMIPCGEGVGGECPAYELLGFKKMPVPTESSEREFSQALSKLKLKVKVSRENLFSDCYGAAVSAKLQPLRETVLESGQVVFEDLIYSAIQLLETNEAARDYFRGQWKEILVDEYQDINPSQYRLVKGLLGERKQLFVVGDDDQAIYGFRGADIGNIERFCEDFKESTLIRLEWNYRSVPNVLYLANGIFKNKPIHLRKMLRAGNLNGSGGNPLYKENRKPEIWVSDNPVEEIQKIVVSIKELREDYDLAWKNFAILVRYNRQRLYYEQAFRDYNIPIAGDVVTDAGESDSKGGAEASPEVTVEDGVHVETVHASKGLQYAVVYYAGLCEKLTPGECTGDRQARKRQLDEERRLYYVGVTRAEAYLILLYCKRRFWKGKLRKFRRSRFLPSETGQSRNMDLSMPVILFKVYVVVAVLGYMLMYILALPYLKLRYGKNFDAWLEHKIQDFSRFCMKVLRVDLTIEDQAQLGKVDWSRPVFVVGNHNSFADIPIVFLALQKTVGFVAKKSLGRIPFLNFWMYKIGCVLVNREKGGAAKAVRKAVAERGSSVRIFIFPEGTRSKTGALGTFKSGVFRFACENDALMLPLVIKGSGPVWERRKDTKRCKVNVKVLAPIDVLQCRKESEKFDPKVHMLPMVHKMMEDAL, encoded by the coding sequence ATGGACGCCGAAGAAATCCTGAAAGGGTTGAATTCTGATCAGCGTGCAGCGGTGCTGCATGACCATGAGCAAGGTGCGCAACTTTTGATTTTGGCGGGGGCCGGCTCGGGCAAGACATCCGTCTTGACCAAGCGAATCCAGTATAGGATTCTTTGCGGTGTAGAGCCCGAAAAAATCTTGGCGCTGACTTTCACCGCAAAGGCCGCCGCCGAAATGCGGGAACGCGTGCAGAAGCTTTTCCCGAATGCGGGCGTGCGACTGTGTACGTTCCATTCGCTTGCGCTATATATGCTCAAGTGCATGATTCCATGCGGTGAAGGCGTGGGCGGCGAGTGTCCTGCCTATGAGCTCTTGGGCTTCAAGAAAATGCCGGTGCCGACAGAATCGTCGGAACGCGAATTTTCGCAGGCGCTTTCGAAGCTCAAGTTGAAAGTCAAAGTGTCGCGGGAGAACTTGTTTTCGGATTGCTACGGCGCGGCGGTTTCGGCAAAGTTGCAACCGCTTCGCGAAACGGTGCTTGAATCGGGCCAAGTCGTATTCGAAGACCTTATCTATTCGGCGATTCAATTGCTTGAAACCAACGAGGCGGCGCGGGATTACTTTCGCGGGCAATGGAAAGAAATTCTGGTCGACGAATACCAGGATATAAACCCTTCGCAGTACCGTTTGGTGAAGGGCTTGCTCGGCGAACGAAAACAACTGTTTGTCGTGGGCGATGACGACCAGGCCATTTACGGATTCCGTGGTGCCGACATCGGAAACATCGAGCGTTTTTGCGAAGATTTCAAGGAATCGACTCTGATTCGGTTGGAATGGAATTACCGCTCGGTGCCGAACGTGTTGTACCTGGCGAATGGCATTTTCAAGAACAAGCCGATTCACTTACGTAAAATGCTTCGTGCCGGTAACTTGAACGGTTCCGGCGGAAACCCGCTCTATAAGGAAAACCGCAAGCCCGAAATCTGGGTGTCCGACAACCCTGTCGAAGAAATCCAGAAGATTGTCGTTTCGATTAAGGAACTTCGCGAGGACTATGACCTTGCCTGGAAAAACTTCGCAATCCTCGTTCGCTATAACCGCCAGCGCCTTTATTATGAGCAGGCCTTTCGGGATTACAATATTCCGATTGCTGGTGATGTGGTGACAGATGCGGGTGAGTCGGATTCTAAAGGGGGCGCAGAGGCTTCGCCCGAGGTGACGGTTGAAGACGGCGTGCATGTCGAGACGGTCCATGCCTCCAAGGGACTCCAGTATGCGGTGGTGTATTATGCGGGTCTATGCGAAAAACTCACGCCCGGGGAATGCACCGGTGACCGCCAGGCACGAAAACGCCAGCTAGATGAGGAACGAAGGCTTTATTACGTCGGGGTGACCCGTGCCGAGGCGTACCTGATTTTGTTATATTGCAAACGTAGATTCTGGAAAGGCAAACTGCGAAAGTTTAGGCGTTCAAGGTTCTTGCCTTCTGAAACTGGCCAGAGTCGAAATATGGATTTGAGTATGCCTGTAATTTTGTTTAAAGTCTATGTCGTTGTCGCAGTGCTGGGGTATATGCTGATGTATATTCTAGCGTTACCGTATTTAAAGCTGCGCTACGGAAAAAATTTTGACGCATGGCTTGAACACAAAATCCAGGATTTCTCGAGATTCTGCATGAAGGTGCTTCGTGTGGATTTGACGATCGAAGACCAGGCTCAGCTCGGTAAAGTCGATTGGAGTCGCCCGGTATTCGTGGTGGGTAATCATAATTCCTTTGCAGATATTCCGATTGTATTTTTGGCTCTCCAGAAGACGGTCGGTTTTGTGGCGAAGAAATCGCTCGGCCGCATTCCGTTCTTGAATTTTTGGATGTACAAGATCGGTTGCGTTTTAGTGAACCGTGAAAAGGGCGGAGCCGCCAAGGCCGTGCGCAAGGCTGTTGCCGAAAGAGGCAGTTCCGTTCGCATCTTTATTTTCCCCGAAGGCACGCGCAGTAAGACGGGTGCTCTTGGAACGTTCAAGAGTGGCGTGTTCCGTTTTGCCTGCGAAAACGATGCCCTTATGCTCCCGCTTGTAATCAAGGGCTCGGGCCCGGTGTGGGAACGCCGTAAGGATACCAAGCGCTGCAAAGTGAACGTGAAGGTGCTTGCGCCGATTGACGTGCTGCAGTGCCGTAAGGAAAGCGAAAAGTTTGACCCGAAGGTTCACATGCTCCCCATGGTCCACAAGATGATGGAGGATGCCCTGTGA
- a CDS encoding RNA polymerase sigma factor RpoD/SigA — MHIDSTDTTLKRYLEDIRRTAPLSREEEQILFQKAKEGDKIARKKLISANMRFVLKVAIQYRGCPIPLPDLVSEGAMGLVRAIESFEHTRGLKFISYGVWWIKAYITRAINEQGNLIRLPANQHLRVRKALHEQSRGKEINEEIRELIQIGQRGVSFDSPLKADSKATYAEVLPDGTATNPENESEIQSVEALARDLMEQLPEREAKVITGIFGINQEAPQTLREVGESMNISHERVRQLRDQALRRIRKYNSKEFLQDKKDAFLAAINK, encoded by the coding sequence ATGCATATTGATTCTACTGATACTACTCTAAAACGTTACCTCGAAGATATTAGACGCACCGCTCCCCTCTCCCGTGAAGAAGAGCAGATTCTGTTCCAGAAAGCTAAAGAAGGCGACAAGATCGCCCGTAAGAAGCTTATTTCTGCCAACATGCGTTTCGTTTTGAAAGTCGCTATTCAATACCGTGGTTGCCCGATTCCGCTGCCGGACTTGGTGAGCGAAGGCGCTATGGGTCTTGTACGTGCTATCGAATCCTTTGAACATACTCGTGGTCTTAAGTTCATTAGTTACGGCGTGTGGTGGATTAAGGCTTACATTACCCGCGCCATTAACGAACAGGGCAACCTGATTCGCTTGCCGGCCAACCAGCACCTCCGCGTGCGTAAGGCTTTGCACGAACAGAGCCGCGGTAAGGAAATCAACGAAGAAATCCGCGAACTTATCCAGATCGGTCAGCGTGGCGTTTCGTTCGACAGCCCGCTCAAGGCAGACTCCAAGGCGACCTACGCCGAAGTGTTGCCTGACGGCACCGCCACGAACCCGGAAAACGAATCCGAAATCCAGAGCGTCGAAGCTTTGGCCCGCGACCTCATGGAACAGCTTCCGGAACGCGAAGCCAAGGTGATTACCGGCATCTTCGGCATCAACCAGGAAGCTCCGCAGACGCTTCGTGAAGTGGGCGAATCCATGAACATTTCCCACGAACGTGTCCGTCAGTTGCGAGACCAGGCTCTCCGCCGTATCCGCAAATACAACAGCAAGGAATTCTTGCAAGACAAGAAGGACGCGTTCCTCGCAGCGATTAATAAATAA
- the hemW gene encoding radical SAM family heme chaperone HemW — MFCVYLHVPFCKKICDYCDFRVMPSQSKIFAEYTDLLCKQIVSFEEANPGLLANAKTLYLGGGTPSELPAEFLRQVFDCLASVGLYVSKLSEVSMEFNPESTSRESVRNAMELGVNRISLGLQTFDANLLKLVGRSHSVEAGLDALTLLTSTPNLQVNADLMFDLPGQTVEGFLADVDRLSDFPLNHVSFYGLNVSPRSRLGHRVDRGELTVNEDLYEPMYLGGVEILERKGFERYEVSNFARPGFESAHNQNYWNRGEYAGFGPGAHSYLRSVRYYAPEIYPRWRDYVKSGCSESMLSVDRLGREDEIMELLWLSLRQSKGISTEDLEKMGIALDKSVCERWISKGFLKQCNLLNLLQTKSNLRLDGRGWIFMDDIVTDLANSYSNLE, encoded by the coding sequence ATGTTTTGTGTTTATCTTCACGTGCCGTTTTGCAAAAAAATTTGCGATTATTGCGATTTTCGCGTAATGCCGTCGCAGTCGAAAATTTTTGCCGAATACACGGACTTGCTGTGTAAGCAAATTGTAAGTTTTGAGGAGGCGAATCCGGGGCTTCTTGCTAATGCGAAAACGCTTTACCTGGGTGGGGGAACCCCTTCGGAATTGCCGGCGGAGTTCCTGCGCCAGGTTTTCGATTGCCTCGCTTCGGTTGGGCTCTATGTGTCCAAATTAAGCGAAGTTTCCATGGAATTTAACCCGGAATCGACTAGCCGCGAATCCGTGCGAAATGCGATGGAACTTGGCGTAAACCGCATCAGTCTTGGGCTCCAGACGTTTGATGCGAATTTGTTGAAATTGGTCGGGCGTTCGCATTCGGTAGAGGCGGGGCTAGATGCTTTAACCTTGCTGACCTCTACGCCGAACTTGCAGGTGAATGCGGACTTGATGTTCGATTTGCCGGGGCAGACTGTGGAGGGCTTTTTGGCCGATGTAGACCGCCTTTCGGATTTTCCGCTGAATCATGTCAGCTTTTACGGGTTGAACGTTTCGCCCCGTTCTAGGCTCGGTCACCGGGTCGATCGTGGGGAACTTACGGTCAACGAAGACCTGTACGAACCCATGTACTTGGGTGGTGTCGAAATCCTGGAACGCAAGGGCTTTGAACGCTACGAGGTATCGAACTTTGCAAGGCCCGGTTTTGAAAGCGCGCATAACCAGAATTACTGGAATCGCGGCGAATATGCGGGTTTTGGCCCTGGCGCCCATAGTTATTTGCGCTCTGTCCGCTATTATGCCCCCGAAATTTACCCCCGGTGGCGCGATTATGTTAAGTCGGGCTGCTCGGAATCGATGCTTTCGGTTGACCGGCTTGGGCGTGAAGACGAAATCATGGAACTTTTATGGCTCTCACTTCGCCAATCGAAGGGAATTTCGACTGAAGATCTCGAAAAAATGGGAATCGCTCTGGATAAATCAGTGTGCGAACGCTGGATTTCGAAGGGCTTTTTGAAACAATGTAATCTGTTAAATTTGTTACAAACTAAATCCAATTTAAGGCTTGATGGCCGTGGCTGGATTTTTATGGACGATATTGTTACAGATTTGGCGAATTCTTATTCCAACTTGGAATAA
- a CDS encoding class I SAM-dependent methyltransferase, which translates to MSIKEPDQSVWNRFWQQKNDMDKVYPSSPSVLNTIKKNFRLEGLKVLEVGAGTGRDSAELARLGADVYVLDYAENSLKIVDAIRAKDNLYDNLKLVRGDAFKAPFPDCTFDLVFHQGLAEHFKDSLPLIKENYRILKHGGHCLCDVPQTIHPYTVIKHILIAMDKWFAGWEKQFTMPQLKKLMTDAGFECVYDYGDWMRPNLFYRIVREVGFKVGVELPKYPLQGTAYQKMKDALLDALENNSLMHYTQLCIGVLGKKP; encoded by the coding sequence ATGTCTATTAAAGAACCTGATCAGTCTGTCTGGAACAGATTTTGGCAACAGAAGAACGATATGGACAAGGTTTATCCTTCGTCCCCGTCTGTGTTGAATACGATTAAGAAGAATTTTAGGCTCGAAGGCCTCAAGGTTTTGGAAGTGGGTGCCGGTACCGGTCGCGACAGTGCTGAACTGGCCCGCCTGGGTGCTGACGTCTACGTGCTCGATTACGCTGAGAATAGTTTGAAGATTGTGGATGCCATTCGTGCCAAGGACAACCTTTACGACAATTTGAAGTTGGTCCGTGGCGATGCGTTCAAGGCTCCGTTCCCGGATTGCACTTTTGACCTGGTGTTCCATCAGGGCTTGGCCGAGCATTTTAAGGATTCGCTCCCGCTGATCAAGGAAAACTACCGCATCTTAAAGCATGGTGGCCATTGCCTGTGCGACGTGCCGCAGACCATTCACCCGTACACTGTAATCAAGCATATCCTGATTGCGATGGACAAGTGGTTTGCCGGTTGGGAAAAACAGTTCACCATGCCGCAGCTCAAGAAGCTCATGACCGATGCGGGCTTTGAATGCGTTTATGATTATGGCGACTGGATGCGTCCGAACCTGTTCTACCGCATTGTGCGCGAAGTGGGCTTTAAGGTGGGCGTGGAACTGCCGAAGTATCCGCTGCAGGGGACTGCTTACCAGAAGATGAAGGATGCTCTTCTGGATGCGCTCGAAAACAATTCGCTTATGCACTACACGCAGTTGTGCATTGGAGTCTTGGGCAAGAAGCCCTAG
- the murI gene encoding glutamate racemase, translating to MIGVFDSGFGGLTILRNLQKALPQYDYLYLGDNARAPYGSRTFETIFRYTLQAVRELFSRGCPLVILACNTASAKALRSIQQDVLPYEFPDKRVLGIVRPTAEEIGKFSKSGHIGIFGTAGTVSSGSYLIEINHFYPELKVTQHACPMWVPLVEYGERESEGARFFVKKDVDALLAQDPDIDTVLLACTHYPLLEGAIRAALPENVKLVFQGDIVSEKTVDYLKRHPEMDARLTKNGKTRFLTTDTAKFFEKGASLFGMTSFSAESVTF from the coding sequence GTGATAGGCGTGTTCGATTCGGGCTTTGGTGGACTTACCATTCTCAGAAACCTGCAGAAGGCGCTCCCGCAGTACGACTACCTTTACCTGGGCGATAACGCCCGCGCTCCTTATGGCTCGCGTACGTTCGAAACGATTTTCCGCTATACATTGCAGGCTGTTCGCGAACTGTTCAGCCGTGGCTGCCCCTTGGTGATTCTCGCTTGCAATACGGCATCGGCCAAGGCGCTCCGGAGTATTCAGCAAGATGTGCTGCCATATGAGTTCCCGGACAAACGCGTGCTCGGCATTGTGCGACCCACCGCCGAAGAAATCGGCAAGTTCAGCAAGTCGGGCCATATCGGAATTTTCGGGACGGCGGGTACGGTTTCGTCGGGCAGTTACCTGATTGAAATCAACCATTTTTACCCCGAGCTTAAGGTGACGCAGCATGCCTGCCCCATGTGGGTGCCTCTGGTCGAATACGGCGAAAGGGAATCCGAAGGGGCCCGATTCTTTGTCAAGAAGGACGTGGACGCCTTGCTCGCCCAAGACCCGGATATCGATACGGTCTTGCTCGCCTGTACCCATTACCCGCTCCTGGAGGGGGCAATCCGTGCCGCACTCCCCGAAAACGTGAAGCTGGTGTTTCAGGGTGACATTGTTTCCGAGAAGACGGTGGACTACCTGAAGCGTCATCCGGAGATGGATGCCCGCCTTACAAAAAATGGAAAAACCCGGTTCTTGACGACCGATACCGCGAAATTCTTCGAAAAAGGGGCGTCGCTCTTTGGAATGACCAGTTTTTCGGCAGAGTCAGTTACCTTTTAG
- a CDS encoding glycosyltransferase family 4 protein, translating to MNILVVNYRDRMHPAAGGAEKHLHRIFSQIAEAGHKVVLLTTAFAGCKARETVDGIEVIRKGGDLLFQLTTAMNIRKLDREFNFDVVVEDLNKLPLFTPFLTKKPVVVQMHHLWRGSIFHEASFPIAFMVWAFERVIPWFYRKQPFVVVSPSTKYELEEIGIAEDRISVIYNGSDEAHEASDVDPSQVEKSEEVPSTPYFLWLSRVHRYKGIWTALEAFEEFAENHPDVKLVVAGDGPLLKKIPAWLKERGFTERVDLLGFVSPSKKRALLRNAVALLQTSFKEGWGLTVVEAARLGTTTIASDVPGLRDSVRNGETGLLFPVGDFHTCASEMDRLYSDDDLRTRLSAAAKSYAGEFRWDIAAEKTLDLLQDAVIERQVGGGNE from the coding sequence ATGAACATCCTTGTAGTCAATTACCGCGACCGGATGCACCCTGCTGCAGGGGGCGCCGAAAAGCACCTTCACCGTATTTTTTCGCAGATTGCAGAAGCGGGGCACAAGGTTGTGCTCCTTACGACGGCGTTCGCCGGCTGCAAGGCCCGCGAAACGGTCGACGGAATCGAGGTGATTCGCAAGGGCGGTGATTTATTGTTCCAGCTTACGACGGCGATGAACATCCGTAAGCTGGACCGTGAATTCAATTTCGATGTGGTGGTCGAGGACTTGAACAAGCTTCCGCTGTTTACGCCGTTCTTGACCAAGAAACCCGTGGTGGTGCAGATGCACCACTTGTGGCGCGGCTCCATTTTCCATGAGGCGTCGTTCCCGATTGCCTTTATGGTGTGGGCGTTCGAGCGCGTTATTCCGTGGTTCTACCGCAAGCAGCCGTTTGTGGTGGTGAGCCCGAGTACCAAGTACGAACTTGAAGAAATTGGAATTGCCGAAGATCGCATCTCGGTGATTTATAATGGATCTGACGAAGCCCATGAGGCTTCTGATGTGGATCCGTCGCAGGTCGAGAAATCTGAAGAAGTGCCGAGTACGCCGTACTTCTTGTGGCTTTCGCGCGTGCACCGCTACAAGGGAATTTGGACGGCGCTTGAAGCGTTCGAAGAATTTGCCGAGAACCATCCGGATGTGAAACTCGTGGTGGCGGGTGATGGTCCGCTCCTGAAAAAGATTCCGGCATGGCTTAAGGAACGCGGGTTTACGGAACGTGTTGATCTTTTGGGATTTGTATCGCCGTCGAAAAAGCGTGCCCTGCTGCGAAATGCGGTGGCGCTCTTGCAGACGAGCTTCAAGGAAGGCTGGGGGCTTACTGTTGTAGAAGCTGCAAGACTTGGAACGACGACGATTGCAAGCGATGTGCCGGGACTCCGCGATAGCGTTAGGAACGGCGAAACGGGACTCTTGTTCCCGGTGGGGGATTTTCATACTTGCGCGTCCGAAATGGACAGGCTTTATAGCGACGACGATTTGCGCACGAGACTTTCGGCGGCGGCAAAAAGCTATGCGGGCGAGTTCCGCTGGGACATTGCTGCTGAGAAGACGCTTGATCTTTTGCAGGACGCCGTTATAGAGCGACAAGTGGGGGGAGGAAATGAGTAA